In Bacillus marinisedimentorum, the sequence GACGAACTTGAAATACTTATAAAAAAAATCCCGGCTGTGGGCGGGCGCCTCGCCCAGACAGCGGAACGCCTCAAAGACAGCTTGAAGTATATGCTCGTTTCCGGTATGTTTTTTGAGGAACTCGGTTTTACGTACCTGGGACCGGTCGACGGCCACAACTTTGATGATTTGTTTGAGAATCTGAAGTATGCCAAGAAAACAAAGGGGCCGGTATTGATCCATACGGTAACGAAAAAAGGTAAAGGATACCATCCGGCAGAATCGGACATGCGTGGGACCTGGCACGGGGTTGGCCCGTATAAAATCGAGTCTGGAGAAAATGTCAAACCGGCAAACGCACCGCCGGCATGGAGTAAAGTTGTAAGCGAATCACTTCGCAAAATCGCCAGGCAGGACCACCGCCTTGTAGTCATCACTCCGGCAATGACAGTCGGCTCCAAGCTGGAAGATTTCGGAAAAGAATTCCCGGATAGGCTCTACGATGTCGGAATCGCCGAACAGCATGCAACTACTATGGCGGCGGGACTGGCTGCAGCAGGCATGAAACCAGTCCTGTCCATTTATTCAACTTTTCTTCAAAGAGGTTACGACCAGGTCGTGCATGATGTTGCAAGGCAGAATTTGAATGTCATATTCGCCGTGGACCGGTCCGGTCTGGTCGGTGCAGACGGTGAAACGCACCAGGGCGTGTTTGACATTGCGTTTATGCGCCATGTCCCAAACATGGTTCTTATGATGCCTAAAGACCAAAAAGAATGCCAGAATATGGTTTACTCATCTTATAAGTACAACGGCGGGCCTGTTGCAATCCGTTATCCGCGTGGAAATGCGCCTGGAACAGAGATGGATGCTGCCCTTAAGCAAATTCCGATCGGTTCATGGGAAGTGCTGAAGGATGGAACCGATTATGCCATTCTTACATTTGGAACAACGATCCAGATGGCACTTGATGCCTCCGCCGAACTGGAAAAAGAAGGGATATCGGTGAAAGTTGTGAATGCGAGGTTTATCAAGCCGCTTGATGAAAAGATGCTTGTGTCCATCCTTCAGGAAAAAATGCCGATTCTGACTGTGGAAGAAGCTGTCTTGCAGGGAGGCTTCGGCAGCGCTGTCCTCGAATTTGCCGAACAGGAAGGAATAGAAGGCAGCCCGATTACGAGAATGGGAATCCCGGACAAGTTTATTGAACACGGCAGTGTGGATGAACTTCTAAGAGAAATTGGGTTGACTGCAGACAATATTGCCTCTCATATCCGTACACGCCTGCCAAGGAAGCAGCAGAGGGTCTGAAAAATGAGAACGAAAAAAGAACGGGCAGATGTGCTCCTTGTTGAACAGGGCCTGTCAGAAACGAGGGAAAAGGCAAAGCGGGCCATAATGGCAGGGCTTGTATACGCTGGAGACGAGCGCATTGATAAACCCGGCGTCAAAATACCTGCTGACAAACTACTGACTGTGAAAGGGCCTGTCATGCCGTATGTCGGCCGCGGCGGTTTAAAACTCGAAAAGGCCCTCAGCGTTTTTGAAGTTGAAGTTGAAGGCAAAACGGTCATTGATATCGGAGCTTCCACTGGCGGCTTTACCGATTGCGCACTGCAGCATGGCGCATCGATGTCTTATGCCATAGATGTCGGGTATAACCAGCTTTCCTGGAAGCTGAGGCAGGATGAGCGGGTTGAAGTCATGGAACGTACGAATTTCCGCTATGTAACACGCAAGGAACTGACACGGGGGCTGCCGGATTTTGCAACCATTGATGTTTCCTTTATATCCCTTAAGCTGATTCTCCCGGTGTTGGGTAAATTGCTTGCACCTGCCAGCGATATTATAGCTCTTGTGAAGCCGCAATTTGAAGCAGGCCGCGAAGAAGTGCGAAAAAAGGGAATCGTCAGAGATCCATCGGTCCACTTGCGGGTCCTTGAAGAAATGATCAG encodes:
- a CDS encoding TlyA family RNA methyltransferase, producing MRTKKERADVLLVEQGLSETREKAKRAIMAGLVYAGDERIDKPGVKIPADKLLTVKGPVMPYVGRGGLKLEKALSVFEVEVEGKTVIDIGASTGGFTDCALQHGASMSYAIDVGYNQLSWKLRQDERVEVMERTNFRYVTRKELTRGLPDFATIDVSFISLKLILPVLGKLLAPASDIIALVKPQFEAGREEVRKKGIVRDPSVHLRVLEEMISFSKTEGYSVMDLSFSPITGGDGNIEFLLHLKWADEEAVPAELDPRKVVEEAHESLKNKSREQGD
- the dxs gene encoding 1-deoxy-D-xylulose-5-phosphate synthase; translation: MDLYGIDSPHFLKTLPKSELEQLSAEIRQFLVEKLSVTGGHLGPNLGVVELTLALHKEFNSPDDKFLWDVGHQAYVHKILTGRAGDFDTLRKYKGLCGFPKRCESEHDVWETGHSSTSLSAAMGMAIARDLKGLDHKVVAIIGDGALTGGMALEALNHIGHEQKDIIVILNDNEMSIAPNVGAVHNILGRMRTAGKYQKAKDELEILIKKIPAVGGRLAQTAERLKDSLKYMLVSGMFFEELGFTYLGPVDGHNFDDLFENLKYAKKTKGPVLIHTVTKKGKGYHPAESDMRGTWHGVGPYKIESGENVKPANAPPAWSKVVSESLRKIARQDHRLVVITPAMTVGSKLEDFGKEFPDRLYDVGIAEQHATTMAAGLAAAGMKPVLSIYSTFLQRGYDQVVHDVARQNLNVIFAVDRSGLVGADGETHQGVFDIAFMRHVPNMVLMMPKDQKECQNMVYSSYKYNGGPVAIRYPRGNAPGTEMDAALKQIPIGSWEVLKDGTDYAILTFGTTIQMALDASAELEKEGISVKVVNARFIKPLDEKMLVSILQEKMPILTVEEAVLQGGFGSAVLEFAEQEGIEGSPITRMGIPDKFIEHGSVDELLREIGLTADNIASHIRTRLPRKQQRV